From the Theobroma cacao cultivar B97-61/B2 chromosome 2, Criollo_cocoa_genome_V2, whole genome shotgun sequence genome, one window contains:
- the LOC108660941 gene encoding cytochrome P450 CYP749A22-like: MSSMAANLSALLTGSLCLYLVIALIKILHKYWWTPLRIQYAMNLQGIKGPPYKFIHGNNKETIKMKQEALSKPMTSLSHDIFPRVHPQVYSWINSYGKNYLSWAGTKAQLIITEPELVKEVLKSSERAFPKRTSRERKRNEDEFAIKILGDGLVTSEGQKWARQRKLANYAFHGESLKSMTPALIASVETMLEKWKQLEGKEIEVFEEFRLLTSEVISRTAFGSSYLDGKKIFDMLLKLSVLTNRNMFKSKFPVISNFRKTADEIESDKLVKGIHNSVMEIVKKREEKVVNGEANSFGTDFLGLLVSAYHDADKKNRLSVQDLVDECKTFYFAGQETTNSALAWTVLLLAINPDWQEKARREVIKVFGNQNPHSEGIGRLKTMTMIINETLRLYPPVSGMARKVENEVQLGKLILPADLHLGVPIMALHHDPQLWGDDVNLFKPERFAEGIANATKHNAAAYVPFGLGPRSCVGMSFAMTETKIALSMILQRYNISLSPTYSHSPFTLLLLQPQHGIQVILHSL; this comes from the exons ATGTCTTCCATGGCAGCAAATCTATCAGCCCTTCTTACAGGCTCTCTGTGCCTGTATCTGGTCATAGCTCTGATCAAAATCCTACACAAGTATTGGTGGACACCACTTCGGATACAGTATGCAATGAATTTGCAAGGAATCAAAGGACCTCCTTACAAATTCATCCATGGAAACAACAAAGAGACCATAAAAATGAAACAGGAAGCATTAAGCAAGCCTATGACTAGTTTATCACATGATATATTTCCCAGAGTCCATCCTCAAGTTTATTCATGGATCAACTCATATG GGAAAAACTATCTTTCTTGGGCAGGTACTAAAGCTCAACTGATTATCACAGAGCCTGAGCTTGTCAAAGAGGTGTTGAAGAGTAGTGAAAGAGCTTTTCCAAAAAGGACAAGTAGAGAAAGGAAGAGGAATGAAGACGAGTTCGCTATTAAGATACTAGGGGATGGGCTTGTGACATCCGAAGGTCAGAAATGGGCAAGGCAAAGGAAGTTGGCCAATTATGCTTTTCATGGGGAGAGCTTAAAA AGCATGACACCAGCACTGATTGCTAGTGTAGAGACGATGCTGGAAAAGTGGAAGCAACTTGAAGGCAAAGAAATTGAGGTGTTTGAAGAATTTAGGTTGTTGACTTCAGAAGTCATATCAAGGACAGCTTTTGGTAGCAGTTACTTAGATGGGAAAAAGATTTTTGACATGTTGTTGAAGTTGTCTGTCTTGACAAACAGAAACATGTTTAAATCTAAGTTTCCTGTCATTAG TAATTTCCGTAAAACTGCTGATGAAATTGAATCAGACAAACTTGTAAAAGGAATACACAATTCTGTGATGGAGATAGTTAAGAAACGAGAAGAGAAAGTAGTGAATGGAGAAGCCAACAGCTTTGGCACTGATTTTCTTGGATTACTTGTAAGTGCTTACCATGATGCAGACAAGAAGAACAGGCTATCAGTACAAGATTTGGTAGATGAATGCAAGACATTTTACTTTGCTGGACAAGAAACAACTAATTCTGCACTTGCATGGACAGTCTTGCTTTTAGCAATCAATCCAGATTGGCAGGAGAAAGCAAGAAGAGAGGTGATTAAGGTCTTTGGTAACCAAAATCCACATTCTGAAGGCATTGGCAGACTAAAGACT ATGACTATGATCATTAATGAAACTTTAAGATTATATCCTCCTGTAAGTGGCATGGcaagaaaagttgaaaatgaagtTCAATTGGGAAAGCTCATCCTGCCAGCTGATTTACATTTGGGTGTCCCAATCATGGCACTTCACCATGACCCTCAGTTATGGGGAGATGATGTCAATCTCTTCAAACCTGAGAGATTCGCAGAAGGGATCGCCAATGCCACCAAACATAATGCAGCTGCATATGTTCCCTTTGGATTGGGACCTCGATCTTGTGTCGGTATGAGCTTTGCAATGACAGAAACAAAGATTGCTCTTTCCATGATTCTACAGCGATACAACATTTCCCTTTCCCCAACCTACAGCCACTCACCATTTACCCTTCTTTTGCTTCAGCCACAACATGGAATTCAGGTAATACTTCATTCTCTGTAG